The Bacillota bacterium genome contains a region encoding:
- a CDS encoding IclR family transcriptional regulator — translation MAGAERTGTGASGRKRSPSGPVASRGSGGELLQTVGRALQVLDAVASRDHWGVTQLARALGMNKTVLIRILATLSHYGFVDHSQPDGMYRAGERLWTLAARTARASDLRTAARPYLNRLVEKCGETAVLTVARNGQCVYVDAVPSPHPLRVVPELGGTQPLHVGAPARVLLAYLPEPEIRLYLETHAAEIRASGTDLEELWLELARIEREGYVLSLGEYEPGAFSLGVPLLDRAGRLIGAVAVAGPRTRWDEARTRPLLAELRATARDIVFVLQETDPLDPGSREEPLSPASP, via the coding sequence GTGGCCGGAGCGGAGCGGACAGGGACGGGCGCTTCCGGGAGGAAGCGGAGCCCCTCGGGACCGGTGGCCTCCCGGGGATCGGGCGGCGAGCTGCTGCAGACGGTCGGTCGGGCGCTCCAGGTGCTGGATGCGGTCGCCTCCCGGGACCACTGGGGCGTCACACAGCTGGCCCGCGCGCTCGGGATGAACAAGACCGTCCTCATCCGGATCCTGGCCACGCTCTCCCATTACGGGTTCGTGGACCACAGCCAGCCGGACGGCATGTACCGGGCGGGCGAGCGCCTCTGGACGCTGGCGGCCCGGACGGCGCGCGCCTCCGACCTGCGCACCGCGGCGAGGCCGTACCTGAACCGCCTGGTGGAGAAGTGCGGCGAGACGGCCGTGTTGACGGTCGCGCGAAACGGCCAGTGCGTCTACGTGGACGCCGTCCCTTCCCCCCACCCGCTGCGCGTGGTACCCGAGCTGGGCGGCACGCAGCCGTTGCACGTGGGTGCGCCGGCGCGCGTCCTCCTCGCCTACCTCCCGGAGCCGGAGATCCGCCTGTACCTCGAGACCCATGCGGCGGAAATCCGGGCGAGCGGCACCGACCTGGAGGAGTTGTGGCTGGAGTTGGCGCGCATCGAACGGGAAGGCTACGTGCTCTCCCTGGGCGAGTACGAACCGGGGGCCTTCAGCCTGGGGGTCCCCCTCCTGGACCGGGCGGGCCGCCTCATCGGCGCCGTCGCGGTCGCTGGCCCGCGGACCCGCTGGGACGAGGCGCGTACCCGCCCGCTCCTCGCGGAGCTGCGCGCGACGGCCCGTGATATCGTCTTCGTCCTTCAGGAGACCGACCCCCTGGATCCCGGTTCGCGCGAGGAGCCTCTCTCTCCGGCCTCGCCGTAG
- a CDS encoding zinc-binding dehydrogenase gives MPRSMRAVVIRRHGGPEVLRLEEVAVPRPGPGEILLRVEAVALNHLDIFARQGLSGPGVPPIRLPHVSGVDIVGRVAAFGPPDGPETSLPAPGQRVLVYPGISCGQCRYCRRGEPTMCPRYAIIGEHRWGGLAEYVAVPARNVVAVPEGVAPEVAAAVPAVYTTAWRGVITVGRLRPGERVLVVGASGGLGVAQLQIALAAGATVAVTAGSEEKRRRLLELGASVAFDSRADWEVEVRAWTGGEGVDLALDAVGGPTLPATLRCLGMGGRVVLSGATGGDDLHLSVREVYQWHRRILGAPMGNWEDFLAVTRMVWAGLLHPVIHAVYPLEEIARAEREIEERRHVGKIVIRVS, from the coding sequence GTGCCCCGGAGCATGCGGGCGGTGGTCATCCGCCGGCATGGCGGCCCCGAGGTCCTGCGCCTCGAGGAGGTGGCCGTCCCCCGGCCGGGGCCGGGCGAGATCCTCCTCCGCGTGGAGGCCGTGGCGCTCAACCACCTGGACATCTTCGCCCGCCAGGGGCTCAGCGGCCCGGGCGTGCCGCCCATCCGCCTGCCGCATGTCTCGGGCGTGGATATCGTCGGCCGGGTGGCCGCCTTCGGGCCGCCGGACGGACCGGAGACATCCCTGCCCGCGCCGGGCCAGCGGGTTCTCGTCTACCCCGGCATCAGCTGCGGCCAGTGCAGGTACTGCCGGCGCGGCGAGCCGACCATGTGCCCGCGGTACGCCATCATCGGGGAACACCGCTGGGGAGGGCTGGCCGAGTATGTCGCCGTCCCGGCGAGGAACGTCGTCGCGGTTCCCGAAGGCGTCGCGCCCGAGGTTGCGGCGGCCGTCCCGGCGGTCTACACCACCGCCTGGCGCGGCGTGATCACCGTGGGCCGCCTTCGCCCGGGCGAACGGGTTCTTGTGGTGGGCGCGTCAGGCGGTCTCGGGGTGGCGCAGCTGCAGATCGCGCTGGCAGCGGGGGCGACGGTGGCCGTCACGGCCGGCTCGGAGGAGAAACGGCGGCGCCTGCTGGAGCTGGGAGCCAGCGTCGCCTTCGACTCGCGCGCGGACTGGGAGGTGGAGGTCCGCGCATGGACCGGCGGCGAGGGGGTCGATCTCGCCCTGGACGCCGTGGGCGGTCCCACTTTGCCGGCCACGCTGCGGTGCCTGGGCATGGGGGGACGGGTGGTGCTTTCGGGGGCGACCGGCGGAGACGACCTGCACCTGAGCGTGCGCGAGGTCTACCAGTGGCATCGCCGGATCCTGGGCGCCCCCATGGGCAACTGGGAGGACTTTCTGGCCGTGACCCGAATGGTCTGGGCGGGTCTCCTGCATCCCGTGATCCATGCGGTCTATCCCCTGGAGGAGATCGCCCGGGCCGAGCGCGAGATCGAGGAACGAAGGCACGTCGGCAAGATCGTCATTCGCGTCTCTTGA
- a CDS encoding CapA family protein — protein sequence MEREETLKIVAVGDVAPLERPSGEVWLDLFRAADLRLANLEGPIVEGPGVPADKLIRLRLPSQAADWLAELGLDAVSLANNHTMDWGAEALVTTRRRLAERGIRFGGAGMDWTEAARPVRLAAGGKSVALVAWACTVPPGFQAAEGRPGIAGIKVRTRWEADAALLDEQPGTPPWVHTEPVEADLRRMEESLARARREAEFVILSLHWGVPPQWSSAFQGTVAEYQLRVAARAVAAGADLIVGHHPHAPYGLGEIEGVPVLYSLGNFLFHPEYLPGGMESALEGPAGGEPEASAALYAPVRLPENEESSLAWIELAASAGARLRIRRLRLVPARLNRRGEAVRVAPDEADRIARRLEAFSRRMGARVRVEEGCLEWEGGI from the coding sequence ATGGAGCGCGAGGAGACGTTGAAGATCGTGGCGGTGGGGGACGTCGCCCCCCTGGAGAGGCCCTCCGGGGAGGTCTGGCTCGACCTCTTCCGGGCCGCGGACCTCCGGCTGGCCAACCTGGAGGGCCCGATCGTCGAGGGCCCCGGCGTGCCCGCGGACAAGCTGATCCGGCTGCGCCTCCCGTCGCAGGCGGCCGACTGGCTCGCGGAGCTGGGGCTGGACGCCGTCTCGCTGGCCAACAACCACACCATGGACTGGGGAGCCGAAGCGCTCGTCACGACGCGCCGCCGCCTCGCGGAGAGGGGTATCCGGTTCGGCGGGGCCGGGATGGACTGGACCGAGGCGGCCAGGCCGGTGAGGCTGGCGGCGGGGGGGAAGAGCGTCGCCCTGGTCGCGTGGGCCTGCACCGTCCCGCCCGGCTTTCAGGCGGCCGAAGGACGGCCGGGGATCGCCGGGATCAAGGTGCGCACCCGCTGGGAGGCGGATGCCGCCCTGCTGGACGAGCAGCCCGGCACGCCGCCCTGGGTGCACACCGAGCCCGTCGAGGCCGATCTGCGCCGCATGGAGGAGAGTCTCGCCCGGGCCCGCCGGGAGGCGGAGTTCGTCATCCTCTCGCTCCACTGGGGCGTGCCGCCCCAGTGGAGCTCGGCCTTCCAGGGGACCGTGGCGGAGTACCAGCTGCGCGTCGCTGCGCGCGCGGTGGCGGCGGGGGCCGACCTGATCGTGGGCCACCACCCCCATGCGCCGTATGGGCTGGGCGAGATCGAGGGTGTTCCGGTGCTGTACAGCCTGGGGAACTTCCTGTTTCACCCGGAGTACCTTCCGGGCGGCATGGAGAGCGCGCTCGAGGGGCCGGCAGGCGGCGAGCCAGAGGCCTCGGCGGCGCTCTATGCCCCCGTTCGCCTGCCGGAGAACGAGGAGAGCAGCCTCGCCTGGATCGAGCTCGCGGCCTCCGCGGGAGCAAGGCTGCGCATCCGGCGCCTCCGCCTGGTGCCGGCGAGGCTGAATCGTCGCGGGGAGGCTGTTCGGGTGGCCCCGGACGAGGCGGACCGGATCGCCCGGCGGCTCGAGGCGTTTTCGCGCCGGATGGGTGCCCGAGTCCGCGTGGAAGAGGGGTGCCTGGAATGGGAGGGCGGGATCTGA
- a CDS encoding ABC transporter permease — protein sequence MVSSRVAENGLPLPDEPVLIREEEAESKRRGFLGRLLRQRLAALSLVFLLLAHLAVFAGPFFWRVDPNATDPLHTLAGSSAVHPLGTDELGRDELSRLLHGGQVTLAVGFLAMLFSLVAGLVVGLVAAYYRGWLDALLMRLTDAMMAIPSFFFALVALTVLGRTPLMVALVIGVSSWMQVARVIYGETLRLKEQEFVEAARALGASDGRVLARHLLPQVAPSLIVSATLGVAWAILTESALSYLGLGIQLPTASWGNMLQNAQQYVWTAPRLAVLPGLAVTLVVLAYNFLGDGLRDALDPRIRR from the coding sequence ATGGTGTCGAGTCGGGTTGCCGAGAACGGGTTGCCGCTGCCGGACGAACCCGTCCTGATTCGCGAGGAAGAGGCGGAGTCGAAGCGGCGGGGCTTCCTTGGCCGGCTGCTCCGCCAGCGGCTGGCGGCGCTCTCGCTGGTCTTTCTGCTGCTCGCCCATCTGGCCGTCTTCGCGGGGCCCTTCTTCTGGCGGGTCGACCCGAACGCCACCGACCCGCTGCACACCCTGGCGGGAAGCAGCGCGGTGCACCCGCTGGGCACGGACGAGCTCGGCCGTGACGAGCTGAGCCGCCTCCTGCACGGCGGCCAGGTGACGCTGGCGGTGGGCTTCCTGGCGATGCTCTTCTCGCTGGTGGCCGGTCTGGTTGTCGGCCTGGTCGCGGCCTACTACCGGGGCTGGCTGGACGCCCTGCTGATGCGCCTGACGGACGCGATGATGGCGATCCCCAGCTTCTTCTTCGCCCTCGTCGCCCTCACCGTGCTCGGCAGGACGCCGCTGATGGTTGCCCTGGTGATCGGCGTCTCCAGCTGGATGCAGGTGGCCAGGGTGATCTATGGCGAGACCCTGCGCCTGAAGGAGCAGGAGTTCGTGGAGGCGGCCAGGGCCCTGGGAGCTTCCGACGGCCGGGTGCTGGCGCGGCACCTGCTGCCCCAGGTGGCGCCCTCGCTCATCGTCTCGGCCACCCTCGGCGTCGCCTGGGCGATCCTGACCGAGAGCGCGCTGAGCTATCTGGGCCTGGGCATCCAGCTGCCCACCGCCAGCTGGGGCAACATGCTGCAGAACGCCCAGCAGTACGTCTGGACGGCCCCGCGGCTGGCCGTCCTCCCCGGACTCGCCGTGACGCTGGTGGTTCTGGCCTACAACTTCCTGGGCGACGGGCTGCGGGACGCCCTGGATCCCCGCATCCGGCGCTGA
- a CDS encoding ABC transporter permease: MARFLLRRLAESLAVLLIVTAVTFFLVNLAPGGPAAAMRMDMTAQERQAIMVRYGLDKPVAVRYAEWLAGLLRGNLGLSLSADQPVAKLIGQRFPNTLLLSTATLALSCLLGVALGVVSALRRNGLADQGIGFASVLGLSVPAFWLGIMLILLFSVELAWLPASGASSDGGGGIGDRLAHLVLPVIVLSSTTLPSVVRFTRSAMLEVIGQDFVRTARAKGMAELRVIYVHALRNALVPVISTLGVLVPRLLGGAVITESVFGWPGMGSLAVQAAAQRDYSLVMGITVVVTAIVVGVSLLVDVVHSWVDPRIRIA, encoded by the coding sequence ATGGCGCGGTTCCTGTTGCGGAGGTTGGCGGAGAGCCTGGCGGTTCTCCTGATCGTGACGGCGGTGACCTTCTTTCTCGTCAACCTGGCGCCGGGCGGGCCGGCGGCGGCCATGCGGATGGACATGACCGCCCAGGAGCGGCAGGCGATCATGGTCCGCTACGGCCTCGACAAGCCCGTCGCCGTGCGCTATGCGGAGTGGCTGGCCGGGCTCCTGCGGGGCAATCTCGGCCTCTCGCTCTCGGCGGACCAGCCGGTGGCCAAGCTGATCGGCCAGCGGTTCCCCAACACGCTGCTTCTCAGCACGGCCACCTTGGCCCTCTCCTGTCTCCTGGGCGTCGCGCTGGGGGTGGTGTCGGCGTTGCGGCGCAACGGGCTGGCGGACCAGGGCATCGGCTTCGCCAGTGTGCTGGGCCTGAGCGTTCCCGCCTTCTGGCTCGGGATCATGCTGATCCTCCTCTTCTCCGTGGAACTGGCCTGGTTGCCCGCCTCGGGAGCCTCGTCCGACGGGGGCGGGGGGATCGGCGACCGCCTGGCGCACCTGGTGCTGCCCGTCATCGTCCTCTCCAGCACCACCCTGCCCTCCGTGGTCCGGTTCACCCGCTCGGCCATGCTGGAGGTCATCGGACAGGACTTCGTGCGGACGGCGCGGGCCAAGGGCATGGCCGAGCTGAGGGTGATCTACGTCCATGCGCTCAGGAACGCCCTGGTTCCGGTCATCTCCACCCTGGGCGTGCTGGTGCCGAGGCTTCTCGGAGGGGCGGTGATCACCGAGAGCGTCTTCGGCTGGCCGGGCATGGGCTCGCTGGCCGTGCAGGCGGCCGCCCAGCGGGACTATTCGCTCGTGATGGGGATCACGGTGGTGGTTACGGCCATCGTGGTGGGCGTCAGCCTCCTGGTCGACGTCGTCCACTCCTGGGTCGATCCGCGCATCCGGATCGCCTGA
- a CDS encoding ABC transporter substrate-binding protein — protein sequence MRGSGRVRGRVARERWRRWVGLLSAALALTVALAGCGGSGGASNAGGSGQGTAAGSGAPQNGGTVTIPIVADPTFNPWHPNAYVESVFVNRVLFDGLTKPGKDLSPAPDLATSWEPSKDGLSWTFHLRQGVQWHDGQPFTADDVAFTFDQIVLNPKLAANGASYFKAVKDVVAVDPSTVVFHLNRPFAALPAYLAYNAGILPKHIFEGKDPWTLASFNKEHPVGTGPFMLQSYTPGQDVVLVRNPDYFGGAPHLDKLVFKILPDPNAQLAQALSNEITIFTLDDKSAVDRVKAAKNLVIRPETQVQFYWLALNQANPLFTDVRVRQAILYAIDRKAIIASVEKGYATVANAPISPALKKYYDPSLAGLYPYDPAKARQLLAEAGWTQTNADGVLVKDGKPFHFVLDVGLKGDVLPVSQLVQQYLRKVGIDAQLNSMEWNAFIQKDVVQRSYDATINWWVYPADPDVLPFFISSAAGKGNNIPGYKDAKLDQLLVAGEQTSDPQARVEVYRRLQQYMAQTLPYVFLWFPQEVQVRNVRLHGVPDLGLRDAMEYVNEWWLSK from the coding sequence GTGAGGGGATCGGGACGGGTCCGCGGGAGGGTCGCCCGCGAGAGATGGAGGCGGTGGGTCGGGCTGCTCTCGGCAGCCCTGGCCCTGACGGTCGCGCTGGCAGGCTGCGGCGGTTCCGGAGGTGCATCGAACGCGGGCGGGTCGGGGCAGGGGACGGCCGCCGGTTCGGGAGCGCCCCAGAACGGGGGCACGGTCACCATTCCCATCGTCGCGGACCCCACGTTCAACCCGTGGCACCCGAACGCCTACGTGGAGTCCGTCTTCGTCAACCGCGTCCTGTTTGACGGGCTCACCAAGCCCGGAAAGGACCTGAGCCCCGCACCCGACCTTGCGACGTCGTGGGAGCCGTCGAAGGACGGGTTGAGCTGGACGTTCCACCTGCGCCAGGGCGTCCAATGGCATGACGGGCAGCCGTTCACGGCCGACGACGTGGCCTTCACGTTCGACCAGATCGTGCTCAACCCCAAGCTTGCGGCCAACGGTGCCTCGTATTTCAAGGCGGTGAAGGACGTCGTCGCGGTGGACCCCTCGACGGTCGTCTTTCACCTGAACAGACCGTTCGCCGCGCTGCCTGCCTATCTGGCCTACAACGCCGGCATCCTGCCCAAGCACATCTTCGAGGGCAAGGACCCGTGGACACTGGCCTCGTTCAACAAGGAGCATCCGGTGGGCACCGGCCCCTTCATGCTCCAGAGCTATACGCCGGGGCAGGACGTGGTGCTGGTCCGGAATCCCGACTACTTCGGCGGAGCTCCGCATCTGGACAAGCTGGTGTTCAAGATCCTGCCCGATCCCAACGCGCAGTTGGCGCAGGCCTTGAGCAACGAGATCACCATCTTCACGCTGGACGACAAGTCGGCCGTGGACCGGGTCAAGGCCGCGAAAAACCTGGTCATCCGCCCGGAGACGCAGGTGCAGTTCTACTGGCTCGCGCTCAACCAGGCGAATCCCCTCTTCACGGACGTGCGCGTGCGCCAGGCGATCCTCTACGCCATCGACCGGAAGGCCATCATCGCTTCCGTGGAAAAGGGGTACGCCACGGTGGCCAACGCTCCCATCTCGCCCGCGTTGAAGAAGTACTACGACCCGTCGCTGGCCGGTCTCTACCCGTACGATCCGGCCAAGGCCAGGCAGCTGCTGGCCGAGGCGGGCTGGACGCAGACCAACGCGGACGGGGTGTTGGTGAAGGATGGCAAACCGTTCCACTTTGTGCTGGACGTGGGCCTGAAGGGCGACGTCCTCCCGGTCAGCCAGCTGGTCCAGCAATACCTGCGCAAGGTGGGCATCGACGCCCAGCTGAACTCGATGGAGTGGAACGCCTTCATCCAGAAGGATGTGGTCCAGCGCAGCTACGACGCGACCATCAACTGGTGGGTCTATCCCGCGGATCCCGACGTGCTGCCGTTCTTTATCTCCAGTGCCGCGGGGAAGGGGAACAACATCCCCGGGTACAAGGACGCGAAGCTCGACCAGCTCCTGGTGGCGGGCGAGCAGACGAGCGATCCCCAGGCACGGGTTGAGGTCTACCGGCGGCTGCAGCAGTACATGGCGCAGACGCTCCCGTACGTCTTCCTCTGGTTCCCGCAGGAAGTCCAGGTGCGGAACGTCCGCCTCCACGGCGTACCCGACCTGGGGCTCCGGGACGCGATGGAGTACGTCAACGAGTGGTGGCTGTCCAAGTAG
- a CDS encoding dipeptidase, producing MTEASRLKQKRYTGYRSFQYLEPGVDYREFKLAREIGRVPAYTVPVTEEQEQRVQRLLEENTVVSAHDHAFIVPEDVSEIFEYRRHGRDWTGYEGLSVSGIDVLLENFMDGTAVITSRAGWKWTDIIHDIGMRFSDIAHQDMVYVAGTLPDLYRAREEGRIALVPSLEAATAIENEVDRVDVLYGLGIRVMGITYSESNALGSGLREARDGGLTVFGRQVVRRMNRLGMTIDVAHCGDRTALDVIEASEKPVLITHVGARTLWNTSRMKPDEVLKACAEKGGVIGIEAAPHTTLTRNHPEHSIDSFMEHFEYIANLVGIDHVAFGPDTLFGDHVGLHRAFANQLSISQTHSGEDFREVEYVRGLENPSECFPNITRWLVSHGYSDKEIGKVLGRNMLRVFEQTWAR from the coding sequence TTGACGGAGGCGAGCCGATTGAAGCAAAAGCGCTATACCGGCTACAGGTCGTTCCAGTATCTGGAGCCCGGCGTGGACTACAGGGAGTTCAAGCTGGCCCGCGAGATCGGTCGCGTGCCCGCCTACACGGTGCCGGTCACCGAGGAGCAGGAGCAGCGCGTGCAACGGCTGCTGGAGGAGAACACCGTCGTCTCCGCCCACGACCACGCGTTCATCGTGCCGGAGGATGTGAGCGAGATCTTCGAATATCGCCGGCATGGCCGCGACTGGACGGGGTACGAGGGATTGAGCGTCTCCGGCATCGATGTGCTCCTGGAGAACTTCATGGACGGCACGGCCGTGATCACGTCACGGGCCGGATGGAAATGGACGGACATCATTCACGATATCGGCATGCGTTTCAGCGACATCGCACACCAGGACATGGTCTATGTCGCAGGAACGCTGCCGGACCTCTACCGCGCGCGGGAGGAGGGGCGCATCGCGCTGGTGCCGTCGCTGGAAGCGGCGACGGCCATCGAGAACGAGGTGGACCGGGTCGACGTGCTCTACGGCTTGGGCATCCGGGTGATGGGGATCACCTATTCGGAGTCCAACGCCCTGGGGTCGGGCCTGCGCGAGGCGCGGGACGGCGGCCTGACGGTCTTCGGGCGCCAGGTGGTTCGCCGCATGAACCGCCTGGGGATGACCATCGACGTGGCGCACTGCGGGGACCGGACGGCGCTGGACGTGATCGAGGCCAGCGAGAAACCGGTCCTGATCACCCACGTGGGAGCTCGCACCCTCTGGAACACCAGCAGGATGAAGCCCGACGAGGTCCTGAAGGCCTGCGCCGAAAAGGGCGGCGTGATCGGCATCGAGGCCGCGCCGCACACGACGCTGACCCGCAACCATCCCGAGCATTCCATCGACTCGTTCATGGAACATTTCGAATACATCGCAAACCTCGTGGGCATCGACCACGTGGCCTTCGGCCCGGATACGCTCTTCGGCGACCACGTCGGTCTCCACCGGGCGTTCGCGAACCAGCTGTCCATCAGCCAGACCCATTCCGGTGAGGACTTCCGCGAAGTCGAATACGTCCGCGGGCTGGAGAACCCGTCGGAGTGCTTCCCCAACATCACGCGGTGGCTGGTCAGCCACGGGTATTCGGACAAGGAGATCGGCAAGGTCCTCGGCCGCAACATGCTCCGGGTTTTCGAGCAGACCTGGGCTCGCTGA
- a CDS encoding restriction endonuclease, protein MAMGYGGSYEEAAQALGGTGDQGVDGVVRQDPLGPERVYVQAKRWQAPVGAEPLRNFVGSLAGHHASKGVFLTTSRFTDSARRFVESVTHRVVLVDGETMARLMIRHGVGVAEIARSPICRVDSCFFDEL, encoded by the coding sequence GTGGCCATGGGCTACGGCGGCTCGTACGAGGAGGCGGCGCAGGCCCTCGGCGGGACGGGCGACCAGGGGGTGGACGGGGTGGTCCGCCAGGACCCGCTCGGCCCGGAGCGGGTCTACGTCCAAGCCAAGCGCTGGCAGGCCCCGGTCGGCGCCGAACCGCTGCGCAACTTCGTGGGCAGCCTGGCCGGCCATCACGCCAGTAAGGGCGTCTTTCTCACCACGTCGCGCTTCACCGACTCCGCGCGGCGCTTCGTGGAGAGCGTGACCCACCGCGTCGTTCTCGTCGACGGCGAGACCATGGCCCGCCTGATGATCCGGCACGGCGTGGGGGTGGCGGAGATCGCCCGCTCCCCGATCTGCCGCGTCGACTCGTGCTTCTTCGATGAGCTCTGA